The following proteins come from a genomic window of Canis lupus familiaris isolate Mischka breed German Shepherd chromosome 31, alternate assembly UU_Cfam_GSD_1.0, whole genome shotgun sequence:
- the SON gene encoding protein SON isoform X2 — protein MATNIEQIFRSFVVSKFREIQQELSSGRSEGQLNGETNTPNEGNQAGDAAASARSLPNEEIVQKIEEVLSGVLDTELRYKPDLKEASRKSRCVSVQTDPTDEIPTKKSKKHKKHKNKKKKKKKEKEKKYKRQPEESESKVKSHHDGNIDLESDSFLKFDSEPSAMALEHPVRAFGLSETSESPAVVLEPPVVSMEISESHTLETLKPATKTAELSVASTSVISVQSEQSVALTLEPSMTKILDSFTTAPVPTTTVVLKSPEPVVTMSMEYQMKPVLKSLETIPPEQSQIILEPPVAKGLESSETLVVSPEIPTEVHPEPSTSTTMDFPESSATEGLPLPEQPIEVPSEIADSSMTRPQELLELPKTTALELPESSVASVMELPGPPATSKPELQGPPVTPVLELPGPSATPLPELPGPLSTPVPELLGPPATAVPELPGPSATSVPQLSQELPGLPAPSVGLEPPQEVPEPPVMAQELPGLPAVTAAVELPGQPAVTVAMELTEQPVTTSELEQPVGMTTVEHPGPPEVTTATGLLGQPEAAMVLELPGQPVATTALELPGQPSVTGVPELPGLPSATRALELSGQPVATGALELPGQLMATGALEFSGQSGAAGALELLGQPLATGVLELPGQPGAPELPGQPVATVALEISVQSVVTTELSTMTVSQSLEVPSTTALESYNTVAQELPTTLVGETSVTVGVDPLMAQESHMLASNTMETHMLASNTMDSQMLASNTMDSQMLASNTMDSQMLASSTMDSQMLATSSMDSQMLATSSMDSQMLATSSMDSQMLATSSMDSQMLATSSMDSQMLATSSMDSQMLATSSMDSQMLATSTMDSQMLATSTMDSQMLATSSMDSQMLASGTMDSQMLASGTMDAQMLASGTMDAQMLASSTQDSAMLGSKSPDPYRLAQDPYRLAQDPYRLGHDPYRLGHDAYRLGQDPYRLGHDPYRLTPDPYRMSPRPYRIAPRSYRIAPRPYRLAPRPLMLASRRSMMMSYAAERSMMSSYERSMMSYERSMMSPMAERSMMSAYERSMMSAYERSMMSPMAERSMMSAYERSMMSAYERSMMSPMADRSMMSMGADRSMMSSYSAADRSMMSSYSAADRSMMSSYTADRSMMSMAADSYTDSYTDTYTEAYMVPPLPPEEPPTMPPLPPEEPPMTPPLPPEEPPEGPALPTEQSALTAENTWSTEVPALPPEESVSLSEPSVSQSEMSEPSALPANYSVSASDPSVLASEAAVTVPEPPLEPESSVTATPVESTVVAEEHQIVPERAVTYMVSETPIMTAEPTVLTSEPSVMSETAETFDSMKASGHVASEVSLSLLEPAATNPEPSQNTLELPAMTVSELPAVAVPQPPTGTVPEPPTVAVLETPAVAIPDPTAVAVSDPVAVAVPDPPVEAVPETLALAESEHVTIPVPVSALEPTVPVLEPVVSVPQPNTVVSEPSVSVQESTVIISEPAVTVSEQTQVIPDEMVLESTPMILEPTVIKGVSILPGDQNLAPEIGIQEIPMHADEEPHAEGHLKNDPYESENGTNIELNVNNHLVAKEMEHNTVSAASTGAVDEIGEGNILSISETKQCTVLDTCSSVSEADGGTLSSAGPLALEPDAMGTSKGIEFATESALSSVNKYDVEVSLTTQDTEHDMIISTSPSGGSEADIEGPLPAKDIHLDLPSNNFMSKDAEGPLPIKECDQTLAVALSPKESSGEDKEVALPTKEILSDSGFSANIDDINEADLVRPLLPKDMERLTSLRAGIEGPLLASEVERDKSAASPVVISIPERASESSSEEKDDYEIFVKVKDTHEKSKKNKNRDKGEKEKKRDSSLRSRSKRSKSSEHKSRKRTSESRSRARKRSSKSKSHRSQTRSRSRSRRRRRSSRSRSKSRGRRSVSKEKRKRSPKHRSKSRERKRKRSSSRDNRKTVRARSRTPSRRSRSHTPSRRRRSRSVGRRSFSISPSRRSRTPSRRSRTPSRRSRTPSRRSRTPSRRSRTPSRRSRTPSRRRRSRSVVRRRSFSISPVRLRRSRTPLRRRFSRSPIRRKRSRSSERGRSPKRLTDLNKAQLLEIAKANAAAMCAKAGVPLPPNLKPAPPPTIEEKVAKKSGGATIEELTEKCKQIAQSKEDDDVIVNKPHVSDEEEEEPPFYHHPFKLSEPKPIFFNLNIAAAKPTPPKSQVTLTKEFPVSSGSQHRKKEADSVYGEWVPVEKNGEENKDDDNVFSSNLPSEPVDISTAMSERALAQKRLSENAFDLEAMSMLNRAQERIDAWAQLNSIPGQFTGSTGVQVLTQEQLANTGAQAWIKKDQFLRAAPVTGGMGAVLMRKMGWREGEGLGKNKEGNKEPILVDFKTDRKGLVAVGERAQKRSGNFSAAMKDLSGKHPVSALMEICNKRRWQPPEFLLVHDSGPDHRKHFLFRVLRNGSPYQPNCMFFLNRY, from the exons TGGAAGGAGTGAAGGCCAGCTCAATGGTGAAACAAATACACCTAATGAAGGAAACCAGGCAGGTGATGCAGCTGCCTCTGCCAGGAGCCTCCCAAATGAAGAAATAGTTCAGAAGATAGAGGAAGTACTTTCTGGGGTCTTAGATACAGAACTACGATATAAGCCAG ACCTGAAGGAGGCCTCCAGAAAAAGTAGATGTGTGTCTGTACAAACAGATCCTACTGATGAAATTCCCACCAAAAAGTCAAAGAAgcataaaaagcacaaaaataaaaagaagaaaaagaagaaagaaaaggaaaaaaagtataaaagacagCCAGAAGAATCTGAGTCAAAGGTGAAATCACATCATGATGGGAACATAGATTTAGAATCAGATTCCTTTTTGAAGTTTGATTCTGAACCTTCAGCGATGGCACTGGAGCATCCTGTAAGAGCTTTTGGCCTTTCTGAGACCAGTGAATCTCCTGCAGTTGTGTTAGAGCCTCCTGTGGTGTCCATGGAGATATCAGAGTCACACACCTTAGAAACTCTGAAGCCAGCTACAAAAACTGCAGAACTGTCAGTTGCATCAACATCAGTAATTTCAGTGCAGTCAGAGCAGTCTGTGGCACTCACGCTGGAACCATCCATGACAAAGATTCTGGATTCTTTTACAACGGCACCAGTGCCTACTACAACAGTAGTGCTAAAGTCACCTGAGCCAGTTGTAACAATGTCAATGGAGTATCAGATGAAGCCTGTGCTGAAATCTTTGGAGACCATACCTCCAGAGCAGTCACAGATCATATTAGAACCTCCAGTAGCAAAAGGGCTAGAGTCATCGGAAACCCTTGTGGTATCGCCTGAGATACCTACTGAGGTACATCCTGAGCCAAGCACATCAACAACAATGGATTTTCCAGAGTCGTCTGCAACTGAAGGGCTCCCATTGCCAGAGCAGCCTATAGAAGTACCATCGGAGATTGCAGATTCATCCATGACAAGACCACAGGAGTTGCTGGAGCTGCCCAAGACCACGGCGTTGGAGCTGCCGGAGTCGTCGGTGGCCTCAGTGATGGAGTTGCCGGGGCCACCTGCGACCTCCAAGCCGGAGTTGCAGGGGCCCCCTGTGACTCCAGTGCTGGAGTTACCTGGGCCCTCTGCTACCCCATTGCCAGAGTTGCCAGGCCCCCTTTCTACCCCAGTGCCTGAGTTGCTAGGGCCCCCTGCGACAGCAGTGCCTGAGTTGCCGGGGCCCTCAGCGACATCAGTGCCACAGTTGTCGCAGGAATTGCCAGGGCTTCCAGCACCATCCGTGGGGTTGGAGCCACCACAGGAGGTACCAGAGCCACCTGTGATGGCACAGGAGTTGCCAGGGCTGCCTGCGGTGACAGCAGCAGTAGAGTTGCCAGGGCAGCCTGCGGTAACAGTAGCAATGGAGTTGACCGAACAACCTGTGACGACGTCAGAGTTGGAGCAGCCTGTGGGGATGACAACGGTGGAACATCCTGGGCCGCCTGAGGTGACAACGGCAACAGGGTTGCTGGGGCAGCCTGAGGCAGCAATGGTGCTGGAGTTGCCAGGACAGCCAGTGGCAACGACAGCGCTGGAGTTGCCAGGGCAGCCTTCGGTGACTGGGGTGCCAGAGTTGCCAGGGCTGCCTTCGGCAACTAGGGCACTGGAGTTGTCAGGGCAGCCTGTGGCAACTGGGGCACTGGAGTTGCCTGGGCAGCTCATGGCAACTGGGGCACTGGAGTTCTCGGGGCAGTCTGGGGCAGCTGGAGCACTGGAGCTTTTGGGGCAGCCTCTGGCAACAGGGGTGCTGGAGttgccagggcagcctggggcacCAGAGTTGCCTGGGCAGCCTGTGGCAACTGTGGCGCTGGAGATCTCTGTTCAGTCTGTGGTGACAACGGAGCTGTCAACGATGACCGTGTCGCAGTCCCTGGAGGTGCCCTCGACGACAGCGCTGGAGTCCTATAATACGGTAGCACAGGAGCTGCCTACTACATTAGTGGGGGAGACTTCTGTAACAGTAGGAGTGGATCCCTTGATGGCCCAGGAATCCCATATGTTAGCTTCTAACACCATGGAGACCCATATGTTAGCGTCCAACACCATGGATTCCCAAATGCTAGCGTCCAACACCATGGATTCCCAGATGCTAGCGTCCAACACTATGGATTCCCAGATGTTAGCCTCTAGCACCATGGACTCCCAGATGTTAGCAACTAGCTCCATGGACTCCCAGATGTTAGCAACTAGCTCCATGGACTCCCAGATGTTAGCAACCAGCTCCATGGACTCTCAGATGTTAGCAACCAGCTCCATGGACTCCCAGATGTTAGCAACCAGTTCCATGGACTCTCAGATGTTAGCAACCAGTTCCATGGACTCCCAGATGTTAGCAACCAGCTCCATGGACTCCCAGATGTTAGCAACCAGCACCATGGATTCCCAGATGTTAGCAACCAGCACTATGGACTCCCAGATGTTAGCTACTAGCTCTATGGATTCTCAGATGTTAGCATCAGGCACTATGGACTCTCAAATGTTAGCCTCCGGCACCATGGATGCTCAGATGTTGGCATCAGGTACCATGGATGCCCAGATGTTAGCATCTAGTACCCAAGATTCTGCTATGTTGGGTTCAAAATCTCCTGATCCCTACAGGTTAGCTCAGGATCCTTACAGGTTAGCTCAGGATCCCTATAGGTTAGGTCATGACCCTTACAGATTAGGTCATGATGCCTACAGATTAGGGCAAGATCCCTATAGATTAGGCCATGATCCCTACAGACTAACTCCTGATCCCTATAGGATGTCACCTAGACCCTATAGGATAGCACCCAGGTCCTATAGAATAGCCCCCAGGCCATATAGGTTAGCACCAAGACCCCTGATGTTGGCATCTAGACGTTCTATGATGATGTCCTATGCTGCAGAACGTTCCATGATGTCATCTTACGAACGCTCCATGATGTCCTATGAGCGGTCTATGATGTCCCCTATGGCTGAGCGCTCTATGATGTCAGCCTATGAGCGCTCTATGATGTCAGCCTATGAGCGCTCTATGATGTCCCCTATGGCTGAGCGTTCTATGATGTCAGCTTACGAACGCTCTATGATGTCAGCTTACGAGCGCTCCATGATGTCCCCAATGGCTGACCGATCTATGATGTCCATGGGTGCCGACCGGTCTATGATGTCGTCCTACTCTGCTGCTGACCGGTCTATGATGTCATCGTACTCTGCAGCTGACCGATCTATGATGTCATCTTACACTGCTGATCGTTCAATGATGTCTATGGCAGCTGATTCTTACACCGATTCTTATACTGATACATACACGGAGGCATATATGGTGCCACCTTTGCCTCCTGAAGAGCCTCCAACAATGCCACCATTACCACCTGAGGAGCCACCAATGACACCACCATTGCCTCCTGAGGAACCACCAGAGGGTCCAGCATTACCTACTGAGCAGTCAGCATTAACTGCTGAAAATACTTGGTCTACTGAGGTGCCAGCATTACCTCCTGAAGAGTCTGTGTCGCTGTCTGAACCTTCTGTGAGTCAAAGTGAGATGTCAGAGCCTTCGGCATTGCCTGCTAATTATTCAGTGTCAGCATCAGATCCTTCAGTGTTAGCATCAGAGGCTGCTGTGACTGTTCCAGAACCACCATTAGAGCCAGAGTCTTCAGTTACAGCAACACCTGTAGAGTCTACTGTAGTAGCAGAAGAACATCAAATTGTTCCAGAGAGAGCAGTGACTTACATGGTATCTGAAACTCCCATAATGACAGCTGAACCAACTGTATTAACATCAGAGCCTTCAGTTATGTCTGAGACAGCAGAAACTTTTGATTCCATGAAAGCTTCAGGACATGTTGCCTCAgaggtatctctctctctcctggagcCAGCTGCAACTAATCCGGAGCCATCACAGAACACTCTAGAGCTGCCAGCCATGACTGTTTCAGAGCTACCAGCTGTGGCTGTCCCACAGCCACCAACTGGGACTGTTCCAGAGCCCCCAACTGTGGCTGTCTTGGAGACCCCAGCTGTGGCTATCCCAGATCCAACAGCTGTGGCTGTCTCTGACCCAGTAGCTGTGGCTGTTCCAGATCCACCTGTTGAGGCTGTCCCAGAGACCCTGGCCTTGGCTGAATCAGAGCATGTTACCATTCCTGTGCCAGTTTCTGCCCTGGAGCCTACTGTGCCTGTACTGGAACCAGTAGTGTCAGTCCCTCAACCTAATACAGTTGTATCAGAACCATCTGTTTCTGTCCAAGAATCCACTGTGATAATTTCAGAGCCTGCTGTCACTGTCTCAGAACAGACCCAAGTAATACCAGATGAGATGGTTTTAGAGTCTACACCAATGATACTGGAGCCGACTGTTATAAAAGGAGTGAGTATATTACCTGGGGATCAAAATCTTGCTCCAGAGATTGGCATACAGGAGATTCCCATGCATGCAGATGAAGAGCCACATGCTGAAGGACACCTGAAGAATGACCCTTATGAAAGTGAAAATGGTACAAATATAGAACTTAATGTAAATAATCACTTAGTTGCTAAAGAGATGGAACATAATACAGTGTCTGCTGCCAGCACTGGTGCTGTTGATGAAATTGGTGAAGGGAATATTTTGTCCATCAGTGAGACTAAACAATGCACAGTATTGGATACCTGCTCTAGTGTTAGTGAAGCTGATGGAGGAACTCTATCTTCTGCTGGTCCCCTTGCTCTTGAACCTGATGCAATGGGAACTAGTAAGGGTATTGAATTTGCCACAGAATCTGCTCTCAGTTCAGTTAATAAATATGATGTTGAAGTATCCTTAACTACTCAAGATACTGAACATGACATGATAATTTCCACTAGTCCTAGTGGTGGTAGTGAAGCTGACATAGAGGGACCTTTGCCTGCTAAGGACATTCATCTTGATTTACCATCAAATAACTTTATGAGTAAGGATGCAGAAGGACCATTGCCTATAAAAGAGTGTGACCAGACATTGGCAGTTGCTCTCAGTCCTAAAGAAAGTAGTGGAGAAGATAAAGAAGTAGCTCTCCCTACTAAAGAGATACTGTCGGATTCAGGATTTTCTGCTAATATTGATGATATTAATGAAGCAGATTTAGTGAGACCATTACTTCCTAAGGATATGGAACGTCTTACAAGCCTTAGAGCTGGTATTGAAGGACCTTTACTTGCAAGTGAGGTTGAACGTGACAAATCTGCTGCCAGTCCGGTTGTAATCAGTATACCAGAAAGAGCTTCAGAATCTTCCTCAGAGGAAAAAGATGATTATGAAATTTTTGTAAAAGTTAAGGACACAcatgaaaaaagcaagaaaaacaagaaccgGGACAAaggtgagaaagagaagaaaagagactcTTCGTTAAGATCTCGAAGTAAGCGTTCCAAGTCTTCTGAACACAAATCACGCAAGCGTACCAGCGAATCTCGTTCTAGGGCAAGGAAGAGATCATCTAAGTCCAAGTCTCATCGTTCTCAAACACGTTCAAGGTCCCGTTCAAGacgcaggaggaggagcagcagatcAAGGTCAAAGTCCAGAGGAAGGCGCTCTGTATCAAAAGAGAAGCGTAAAAGATCTCCAAAGCACAGGTCGAAgtccagggaaagaaaaagaaaaagatcaagttCTAGGGATAACCGGAAAACAGTTAGAGCTCGTAGTCGCACCCCAAGTCGTCGGAGTCGGAGTCACACTCCCAGTCGCCGAAGAAGATCTAGAtctgtggggaggaggagcttTAGTATTTCCCCAAGTCGCCGGAGCCGCACCCCGAGCCGCCGAAGCCGCACCCCGAGCCGCCGGAGCCGAACCCCAAGCCGCCGGAGCCGAACCCCAAGCCGCCGAAGCCGCACCCCGAGCCGCCGAAGCCGCACCCCGAGCCGCCGGAGAAGATCAAGGTCTGTGGTAAGGAGACGAAGCTTTAGTATCTCACCAGTAAGATTAAGGAGATCACGAACACCCTTGAGAAGAAGGTTCAGCAGATCTCCCATCCGTCGTAAACGATCCAGGTCTTCTGAAAGAGGCAGATCACCTAAACGTCTGACAGATTTGa aTAAGGCTCAATTACTTGAAATAGCCAAAGCTAATGCAGCTGCCATGTGTGCTAAGGCTGGTGTTCCTTTACCGCCAAACCTAAAGCCTGCACCTCCACCCACAATAGAAGAGAAAGTTGCTAAAAAATCAGGAGGAGCTACTATAGAAGAACTAACTGAG aaatgcaaacAGATCGCACAGAGTAAAGAAGATGATGATGTAATAGTGAATAAGCCTCATGTTTcggatgaagaggaagaagaacctCCTTTTTATCATCATCCCTTTAAACTCAGTGAACCCAAACCCATTTTTTTCAATCTGAAT ATTGCTGCAGCAAAGCCAACTCCACCAAAAAGCCAGGTAACATTAACAAAAGAATTTCCTGTGTCATCTGGATCTCAACATcgaaaaaaagaagcagatagTGTTTATGGAGAGTGGGTTCCTGTAGAGAAAAAtggtgaagaaaacaaagatgatgaTAATGTTTTCAGCAGCAATTTGCCCTCTGAG